In one window of Geotrypetes seraphini chromosome 3, aGeoSer1.1, whole genome shotgun sequence DNA:
- the LOC117358023 gene encoding zinc finger protein 665-like isoform X4, with translation MRALVLRVSLLPVPASVTFSDVSAYFRKMEWDIMEKWQKELYKKVIKEIHSFLISQGYSILNPDVIFKIKKEDEKYFTQRYEWKRKENLNDPSISSPDIKPDILIRFGQEGFGSEPQRSEEKGSVSITRTCEALHEAGIPDCNLKPKTEILKMEEPHITDHLEGGEEIINSSRDGVFENGEMEKMGDEQQRGEWEYRNWNRDNPDFSAECERGVSEVTSPSIDKLIQEGERTSTWPEQNRNAQHCSNLVQTLRPNEGERLFQKAKTMESYTTHSQFIEQQELIECGTKFTNMPSHKLMQQYDKKEKQFTHTEKEDKTCKETSLKMLRKFGMQKSPLHCSHCEKRVACKAELERHVRIHTGERPFQCTDCDKMFTLKSNLTAHKKLHSGIEPFKCSECEKCFRYKSQLKIHQMYHTGQKLFQYTDCEKNVALNSNLRGHKRFQTGEKFLQCSQCEQNCACKAELERHRRIHTGERPFQCTECGKRFTLKSNLTAHKKIHSGIEPFKCTECEKCFRYRSQLKIHQIYHTGEKSFKYDCEQQMI, from the exons GCATCAGTCACATTCAGTGACGTTTCTGCTTATTTCCGGAAAATGGAGTGGGACATAATGGAAAAATGGCAGAAAGAGCTGTACAAGAAGGTCATCAAGGAGATTCACAGCTTCCTGATATCACAAG GTTATTCAATTCTAAATCCTGATGTCATATTCAAGATAAAAAAGGAAGATGAGAAATATTTCACGCAACGGTATGAGTGGAAGAGAAAAGAAAACCTTAATGACCCCTCCATTA GCTCCCCCGATATCAAGCCTGACATTTTAATCCGATTTGGTCAAGAAGGATTCGGGTCTGAGCCCCAGCGATCTGAGGAAAAAGGAAGCGTATCCATCACAAGAACCTGTGAGGCATTACATGAAGCAG GCATCCCAGATTGCAATCTCAAGCCAAAAACAGAGATCCTGAAAATGGAAGAGCCTCATATCACTGACCACCTGGAAGGAGGAGAGGAAATAATCAATAGCAGCAGAG ATGGTGTGTTTGAGAACGGAGAAATGGAAAAAATGGGAGACGAGCAGCAGAGAGGAGAATGGGAATACAGAAACTGGAACAGAGACAACCCAGATTTTTCTGCTGAGTGTGAAAGAGGTGTCAGTGAAGTAACATCACCCAGCATAGACAAACTAATTCAAGAAGGAGAAAGAACAAGCACATGGCCTGAACAAAACAgaaatgcccagcactgctcaaaTCTTGTACAAACGTTGAGACCCAATGAAGGAGAGAGACTGTTTCAAAAAGCAAAAACTATGGAAAGCTACACCACCCATTCACAGTTTATTGAGCAACAAGAACTGATTGAATGTGGAACTAAATTTACTAACATGCCAAGTCACAAATTGATGCAACAGTATGATAAAAAGGAGAAGCAATTTACACATACTGAAAAAGAGGATAAAACTTGTAAGGAAACAAGCCTTAAAATGCTTAGGAAATTTGGCATGCAGAAGAGCCCATTACACTGCTCCCACTGTGAAAAACGTGTTGCTTGCAAAGCTGAGCTTGAAAGGCATGTCAGAATTCACACAGGAGAAAGACCATTTCAGTGTACTGACTGTGATAAAATGTTTACTCTGAAATCAAACCTAACAGCACATAAAAAGCTTCACAGTGGAATTGAGCCTTTTAAATGTAGTGAATGTGAAAAATGTTTTAGATACAAATCACAGCTTAAGATTCATCAAATGTATCACACCGGACAGAAATTATTTCAGTATACTGACTGTGAGAAAAATGTTGCTCTGAACTCAAACCTTAGGGGACACAAAAGGTTTCAAACAGGAGAGAAATTTCTGCAGTGCTCTCAATGTGAACAAAACTGTGCTTGCAAAGCCGAGCTTGAAAGGCATAGAAGAATTCACACCGGAGAAAGACCATTTCAGTGTACTGAATGTGGAAAAAGGTTTACTCTGAAATCAAACCTCACAGCACACAAAAAGATTCATAGTGGAATTGAGCCTTTTAAATGTACTGAATGTGAAAAGTGCTTTAGATATAGGTCACAACTTAAGATTCATCAGATATATCACACTGGAGAGAAATCATTTAAATATGACTGTGAACAACAGATGATCTGA
- the LOC117358023 gene encoding zinc finger protein 665-like isoform X2 has product MRALVLRVSLLPVPASVTFSDVSAYFRKMEWDIMEKWQKELYKKVIKEIHSFLISQGYSILNPDVIFKIKKEDEKYFTQRYEWKRKENLNDPSISSPDIKPDILIRFGQEGFGSEPQRSEEKGSVSITRTCEALHEAVGIPDCNLKPKTEILKMEEPHITDHLEGGEEIINSSRDGVFENGEMEKMGDEQQRGEWEYRNWNRDNPDFSAECERGVSEVTSPSIDKLIQEGERTSTWPEQNRNAQHCSNLVQTLRPNEGERLFQKAKTMESYTTHSQFIEQQELIECGTKFTNMPSHKLMQQYDKKEKQFTHTEKEDKTCKETSLKMLRKFGMQKSPLHCSHCEKRVACKAELERHVRIHTGERPFQCTDCDKMFTLKSNLTAHKKLHSGIEPFKCSECEKCFRYKSQLKIHQMYHTGQKLFQYTDCEKNVALNSNLRGHKRFQTGEKFLQCSQCEQNCACKAELERHRRIHTGERPFQCTECGKRFTLKSNLTAHKKIHSGIEPFKCTECEKCFRYRSQLKIHQIYHTGEKSFKYDCEQQMI; this is encoded by the exons GCATCAGTCACATTCAGTGACGTTTCTGCTTATTTCCGGAAAATGGAGTGGGACATAATGGAAAAATGGCAGAAAGAGCTGTACAAGAAGGTCATCAAGGAGATTCACAGCTTCCTGATATCACAAG GTTATTCAATTCTAAATCCTGATGTCATATTCAAGATAAAAAAGGAAGATGAGAAATATTTCACGCAACGGTATGAGTGGAAGAGAAAAGAAAACCTTAATGACCCCTCCATTA GCTCCCCCGATATCAAGCCTGACATTTTAATCCGATTTGGTCAAGAAGGATTCGGGTCTGAGCCCCAGCGATCTGAGGAAAAAGGAAGCGTATCCATCACAAGAACCTGTGAGGCATTACATGAAGCAG TAGGCATCCCAGATTGCAATCTCAAGCCAAAAACAGAGATCCTGAAAATGGAAGAGCCTCATATCACTGACCACCTGGAAGGAGGAGAGGAAATAATCAATAGCAGCAGAG ATGGTGTGTTTGAGAACGGAGAAATGGAAAAAATGGGAGACGAGCAGCAGAGAGGAGAATGGGAATACAGAAACTGGAACAGAGACAACCCAGATTTTTCTGCTGAGTGTGAAAGAGGTGTCAGTGAAGTAACATCACCCAGCATAGACAAACTAATTCAAGAAGGAGAAAGAACAAGCACATGGCCTGAACAAAACAgaaatgcccagcactgctcaaaTCTTGTACAAACGTTGAGACCCAATGAAGGAGAGAGACTGTTTCAAAAAGCAAAAACTATGGAAAGCTACACCACCCATTCACAGTTTATTGAGCAACAAGAACTGATTGAATGTGGAACTAAATTTACTAACATGCCAAGTCACAAATTGATGCAACAGTATGATAAAAAGGAGAAGCAATTTACACATACTGAAAAAGAGGATAAAACTTGTAAGGAAACAAGCCTTAAAATGCTTAGGAAATTTGGCATGCAGAAGAGCCCATTACACTGCTCCCACTGTGAAAAACGTGTTGCTTGCAAAGCTGAGCTTGAAAGGCATGTCAGAATTCACACAGGAGAAAGACCATTTCAGTGTACTGACTGTGATAAAATGTTTACTCTGAAATCAAACCTAACAGCACATAAAAAGCTTCACAGTGGAATTGAGCCTTTTAAATGTAGTGAATGTGAAAAATGTTTTAGATACAAATCACAGCTTAAGATTCATCAAATGTATCACACCGGACAGAAATTATTTCAGTATACTGACTGTGAGAAAAATGTTGCTCTGAACTCAAACCTTAGGGGACACAAAAGGTTTCAAACAGGAGAGAAATTTCTGCAGTGCTCTCAATGTGAACAAAACTGTGCTTGCAAAGCCGAGCTTGAAAGGCATAGAAGAATTCACACCGGAGAAAGACCATTTCAGTGTACTGAATGTGGAAAAAGGTTTACTCTGAAATCAAACCTCACAGCACACAAAAAGATTCATAGTGGAATTGAGCCTTTTAAATGTACTGAATGTGAAAAGTGCTTTAGATATAGGTCACAACTTAAGATTCATCAGATATATCACACTGGAGAGAAATCATTTAAATATGACTGTGAACAACAGATGATCTGA
- the LOC117358023 gene encoding zinc finger protein 665-like isoform X3 — protein MRALVLRVSLLPVPASVTFSDVSAYFRKMEWDIMEKWQKELYKKVIKEIHSFLISQGYSILNPDVIFKIKKEDEKYFTQRYEWKRKENLNDPSISSPDIKPDILIRFGQEGFGSEPQRSEEKGSVSITRTCEALHEAGIPDCNLKPKTEILKMEEPHITDHLEGGEEIINSSRVDGVFENGEMEKMGDEQQRGEWEYRNWNRDNPDFSAECERGVSEVTSPSIDKLIQEGERTSTWPEQNRNAQHCSNLVQTLRPNEGERLFQKAKTMESYTTHSQFIEQQELIECGTKFTNMPSHKLMQQYDKKEKQFTHTEKEDKTCKETSLKMLRKFGMQKSPLHCSHCEKRVACKAELERHVRIHTGERPFQCTDCDKMFTLKSNLTAHKKLHSGIEPFKCSECEKCFRYKSQLKIHQMYHTGQKLFQYTDCEKNVALNSNLRGHKRFQTGEKFLQCSQCEQNCACKAELERHRRIHTGERPFQCTECGKRFTLKSNLTAHKKIHSGIEPFKCTECEKCFRYRSQLKIHQIYHTGEKSFKYDCEQQMI, from the exons GCATCAGTCACATTCAGTGACGTTTCTGCTTATTTCCGGAAAATGGAGTGGGACATAATGGAAAAATGGCAGAAAGAGCTGTACAAGAAGGTCATCAAGGAGATTCACAGCTTCCTGATATCACAAG GTTATTCAATTCTAAATCCTGATGTCATATTCAAGATAAAAAAGGAAGATGAGAAATATTTCACGCAACGGTATGAGTGGAAGAGAAAAGAAAACCTTAATGACCCCTCCATTA GCTCCCCCGATATCAAGCCTGACATTTTAATCCGATTTGGTCAAGAAGGATTCGGGTCTGAGCCCCAGCGATCTGAGGAAAAAGGAAGCGTATCCATCACAAGAACCTGTGAGGCATTACATGAAGCAG GCATCCCAGATTGCAATCTCAAGCCAAAAACAGAGATCCTGAAAATGGAAGAGCCTCATATCACTGACCACCTGGAAGGAGGAGAGGAAATAATCAATAGCAGCAGAG TAGATGGTGTGTTTGAGAACGGAGAAATGGAAAAAATGGGAGACGAGCAGCAGAGAGGAGAATGGGAATACAGAAACTGGAACAGAGACAACCCAGATTTTTCTGCTGAGTGTGAAAGAGGTGTCAGTGAAGTAACATCACCCAGCATAGACAAACTAATTCAAGAAGGAGAAAGAACAAGCACATGGCCTGAACAAAACAgaaatgcccagcactgctcaaaTCTTGTACAAACGTTGAGACCCAATGAAGGAGAGAGACTGTTTCAAAAAGCAAAAACTATGGAAAGCTACACCACCCATTCACAGTTTATTGAGCAACAAGAACTGATTGAATGTGGAACTAAATTTACTAACATGCCAAGTCACAAATTGATGCAACAGTATGATAAAAAGGAGAAGCAATTTACACATACTGAAAAAGAGGATAAAACTTGTAAGGAAACAAGCCTTAAAATGCTTAGGAAATTTGGCATGCAGAAGAGCCCATTACACTGCTCCCACTGTGAAAAACGTGTTGCTTGCAAAGCTGAGCTTGAAAGGCATGTCAGAATTCACACAGGAGAAAGACCATTTCAGTGTACTGACTGTGATAAAATGTTTACTCTGAAATCAAACCTAACAGCACATAAAAAGCTTCACAGTGGAATTGAGCCTTTTAAATGTAGTGAATGTGAAAAATGTTTTAGATACAAATCACAGCTTAAGATTCATCAAATGTATCACACCGGACAGAAATTATTTCAGTATACTGACTGTGAGAAAAATGTTGCTCTGAACTCAAACCTTAGGGGACACAAAAGGTTTCAAACAGGAGAGAAATTTCTGCAGTGCTCTCAATGTGAACAAAACTGTGCTTGCAAAGCCGAGCTTGAAAGGCATAGAAGAATTCACACCGGAGAAAGACCATTTCAGTGTACTGAATGTGGAAAAAGGTTTACTCTGAAATCAAACCTCACAGCACACAAAAAGATTCATAGTGGAATTGAGCCTTTTAAATGTACTGAATGTGAAAAGTGCTTTAGATATAGGTCACAACTTAAGATTCATCAGATATATCACACTGGAGAGAAATCATTTAAATATGACTGTGAACAACAGATGATCTGA
- the LOC117358023 gene encoding zinc finger protein 665-like isoform X5 has protein sequence MSVLASVTFSDVSAYFRKMEWDIMEKWQKELYKKVIKEIHSFLISQGYSILNPDVIFKIKKEDEKYFTQRYEWKRKENLNDPSISSPDIKPDILIRFGQEGFGSEPQRSEEKGSVSITRTCEALHEAVGIPDCNLKPKTEILKMEEPHITDHLEGGEEIINSSRVDGVFENGEMEKMGDEQQRGEWEYRNWNRDNPDFSAECERGVSEVTSPSIDKLIQEGERTSTWPEQNRNAQHCSNLVQTLRPNEGERLFQKAKTMESYTTHSQFIEQQELIECGTKFTNMPSHKLMQQYDKKEKQFTHTEKEDKTCKETSLKMLRKFGMQKSPLHCSHCEKRVACKAELERHVRIHTGERPFQCTDCDKMFTLKSNLTAHKKLHSGIEPFKCSECEKCFRYKSQLKIHQMYHTGQKLFQYTDCEKNVALNSNLRGHKRFQTGEKFLQCSQCEQNCACKAELERHRRIHTGERPFQCTECGKRFTLKSNLTAHKKIHSGIEPFKCTECEKCFRYRSQLKIHQIYHTGEKSFKYDCEQQMI, from the exons GCATCAGTCACATTCAGTGACGTTTCTGCTTATTTCCGGAAAATGGAGTGGGACATAATGGAAAAATGGCAGAAAGAGCTGTACAAGAAGGTCATCAAGGAGATTCACAGCTTCCTGATATCACAAG GTTATTCAATTCTAAATCCTGATGTCATATTCAAGATAAAAAAGGAAGATGAGAAATATTTCACGCAACGGTATGAGTGGAAGAGAAAAGAAAACCTTAATGACCCCTCCATTA GCTCCCCCGATATCAAGCCTGACATTTTAATCCGATTTGGTCAAGAAGGATTCGGGTCTGAGCCCCAGCGATCTGAGGAAAAAGGAAGCGTATCCATCACAAGAACCTGTGAGGCATTACATGAAGCAG TAGGCATCCCAGATTGCAATCTCAAGCCAAAAACAGAGATCCTGAAAATGGAAGAGCCTCATATCACTGACCACCTGGAAGGAGGAGAGGAAATAATCAATAGCAGCAGAG TAGATGGTGTGTTTGAGAACGGAGAAATGGAAAAAATGGGAGACGAGCAGCAGAGAGGAGAATGGGAATACAGAAACTGGAACAGAGACAACCCAGATTTTTCTGCTGAGTGTGAAAGAGGTGTCAGTGAAGTAACATCACCCAGCATAGACAAACTAATTCAAGAAGGAGAAAGAACAAGCACATGGCCTGAACAAAACAgaaatgcccagcactgctcaaaTCTTGTACAAACGTTGAGACCCAATGAAGGAGAGAGACTGTTTCAAAAAGCAAAAACTATGGAAAGCTACACCACCCATTCACAGTTTATTGAGCAACAAGAACTGATTGAATGTGGAACTAAATTTACTAACATGCCAAGTCACAAATTGATGCAACAGTATGATAAAAAGGAGAAGCAATTTACACATACTGAAAAAGAGGATAAAACTTGTAAGGAAACAAGCCTTAAAATGCTTAGGAAATTTGGCATGCAGAAGAGCCCATTACACTGCTCCCACTGTGAAAAACGTGTTGCTTGCAAAGCTGAGCTTGAAAGGCATGTCAGAATTCACACAGGAGAAAGACCATTTCAGTGTACTGACTGTGATAAAATGTTTACTCTGAAATCAAACCTAACAGCACATAAAAAGCTTCACAGTGGAATTGAGCCTTTTAAATGTAGTGAATGTGAAAAATGTTTTAGATACAAATCACAGCTTAAGATTCATCAAATGTATCACACCGGACAGAAATTATTTCAGTATACTGACTGTGAGAAAAATGTTGCTCTGAACTCAAACCTTAGGGGACACAAAAGGTTTCAAACAGGAGAGAAATTTCTGCAGTGCTCTCAATGTGAACAAAACTGTGCTTGCAAAGCCGAGCTTGAAAGGCATAGAAGAATTCACACCGGAGAAAGACCATTTCAGTGTACTGAATGTGGAAAAAGGTTTACTCTGAAATCAAACCTCACAGCACACAAAAAGATTCATAGTGGAATTGAGCCTTTTAAATGTACTGAATGTGAAAAGTGCTTTAGATATAGGTCACAACTTAAGATTCATCAGATATATCACACTGGAGAGAAATCATTTAAATATGACTGTGAACAACAGATGATCTGA
- the LOC117358023 gene encoding zinc finger protein 665-like isoform X1 gives MRALVLRVSLLPVPASVTFSDVSAYFRKMEWDIMEKWQKELYKKVIKEIHSFLISQGYSILNPDVIFKIKKEDEKYFTQRYEWKRKENLNDPSISSPDIKPDILIRFGQEGFGSEPQRSEEKGSVSITRTCEALHEAVGIPDCNLKPKTEILKMEEPHITDHLEGGEEIINSSRVDGVFENGEMEKMGDEQQRGEWEYRNWNRDNPDFSAECERGVSEVTSPSIDKLIQEGERTSTWPEQNRNAQHCSNLVQTLRPNEGERLFQKAKTMESYTTHSQFIEQQELIECGTKFTNMPSHKLMQQYDKKEKQFTHTEKEDKTCKETSLKMLRKFGMQKSPLHCSHCEKRVACKAELERHVRIHTGERPFQCTDCDKMFTLKSNLTAHKKLHSGIEPFKCSECEKCFRYKSQLKIHQMYHTGQKLFQYTDCEKNVALNSNLRGHKRFQTGEKFLQCSQCEQNCACKAELERHRRIHTGERPFQCTECGKRFTLKSNLTAHKKIHSGIEPFKCTECEKCFRYRSQLKIHQIYHTGEKSFKYDCEQQMI, from the exons GCATCAGTCACATTCAGTGACGTTTCTGCTTATTTCCGGAAAATGGAGTGGGACATAATGGAAAAATGGCAGAAAGAGCTGTACAAGAAGGTCATCAAGGAGATTCACAGCTTCCTGATATCACAAG GTTATTCAATTCTAAATCCTGATGTCATATTCAAGATAAAAAAGGAAGATGAGAAATATTTCACGCAACGGTATGAGTGGAAGAGAAAAGAAAACCTTAATGACCCCTCCATTA GCTCCCCCGATATCAAGCCTGACATTTTAATCCGATTTGGTCAAGAAGGATTCGGGTCTGAGCCCCAGCGATCTGAGGAAAAAGGAAGCGTATCCATCACAAGAACCTGTGAGGCATTACATGAAGCAG TAGGCATCCCAGATTGCAATCTCAAGCCAAAAACAGAGATCCTGAAAATGGAAGAGCCTCATATCACTGACCACCTGGAAGGAGGAGAGGAAATAATCAATAGCAGCAGAG TAGATGGTGTGTTTGAGAACGGAGAAATGGAAAAAATGGGAGACGAGCAGCAGAGAGGAGAATGGGAATACAGAAACTGGAACAGAGACAACCCAGATTTTTCTGCTGAGTGTGAAAGAGGTGTCAGTGAAGTAACATCACCCAGCATAGACAAACTAATTCAAGAAGGAGAAAGAACAAGCACATGGCCTGAACAAAACAgaaatgcccagcactgctcaaaTCTTGTACAAACGTTGAGACCCAATGAAGGAGAGAGACTGTTTCAAAAAGCAAAAACTATGGAAAGCTACACCACCCATTCACAGTTTATTGAGCAACAAGAACTGATTGAATGTGGAACTAAATTTACTAACATGCCAAGTCACAAATTGATGCAACAGTATGATAAAAAGGAGAAGCAATTTACACATACTGAAAAAGAGGATAAAACTTGTAAGGAAACAAGCCTTAAAATGCTTAGGAAATTTGGCATGCAGAAGAGCCCATTACACTGCTCCCACTGTGAAAAACGTGTTGCTTGCAAAGCTGAGCTTGAAAGGCATGTCAGAATTCACACAGGAGAAAGACCATTTCAGTGTACTGACTGTGATAAAATGTTTACTCTGAAATCAAACCTAACAGCACATAAAAAGCTTCACAGTGGAATTGAGCCTTTTAAATGTAGTGAATGTGAAAAATGTTTTAGATACAAATCACAGCTTAAGATTCATCAAATGTATCACACCGGACAGAAATTATTTCAGTATACTGACTGTGAGAAAAATGTTGCTCTGAACTCAAACCTTAGGGGACACAAAAGGTTTCAAACAGGAGAGAAATTTCTGCAGTGCTCTCAATGTGAACAAAACTGTGCTTGCAAAGCCGAGCTTGAAAGGCATAGAAGAATTCACACCGGAGAAAGACCATTTCAGTGTACTGAATGTGGAAAAAGGTTTACTCTGAAATCAAACCTCACAGCACACAAAAAGATTCATAGTGGAATTGAGCCTTTTAAATGTACTGAATGTGAAAAGTGCTTTAGATATAGGTCACAACTTAAGATTCATCAGATATATCACACTGGAGAGAAATCATTTAAATATGACTGTGAACAACAGATGATCTGA